One window of Sinorhizobium numidicum genomic DNA carries:
- the exoR gene encoding exopolysaccharide production regulator ExoR, translating to MLAGEFKSLKIAVLSMSLAVGAAAGPVRAFDPGAGISKESGPFALFKFGFSAYKNGRKDEAVEAYRYAAEKGHTGSRWALANMYAYGDGVAENDLEAFKIYSEIAQQGVEPGSEDTGYFVNALISLAGYYRRGIPDSPVKVDLSQARQLYFQAASTFGVAEAQFQLARMLLSGEGGSVNVQQAKKWLNRARKNGHAGAMGVFGNVIFQEGQTVRGLAYMTAALDQCSPKDRPWLQAMQEQAFSLATEDDRRVAIVMSQNMHLQADD from the coding sequence ATGCTCGCGGGTGAATTCAAGTCTCTTAAGATTGCCGTGCTGAGTATGTCGCTGGCAGTTGGCGCAGCCGCAGGGCCGGTGCGGGCCTTCGATCCCGGGGCCGGCATCAGCAAAGAATCCGGTCCGTTCGCCCTCTTCAAGTTCGGTTTCTCCGCCTACAAGAACGGCAGGAAGGACGAGGCGGTTGAAGCCTATCGTTATGCCGCCGAGAAGGGGCACACCGGGTCGCGCTGGGCGCTCGCGAACATGTATGCCTATGGCGATGGTGTCGCCGAGAACGACCTCGAAGCCTTCAAGATCTATAGCGAGATTGCCCAGCAGGGCGTCGAACCCGGCTCCGAGGACACGGGATACTTCGTCAATGCGTTGATTTCGCTTGCGGGCTACTATCGGCGCGGCATTCCTGATAGCCCGGTGAAAGTGGACCTATCACAGGCCCGGCAGCTGTATTTCCAGGCGGCGTCGACTTTCGGCGTTGCGGAAGCGCAGTTTCAGCTTGCGCGGATGCTGCTCTCGGGCGAGGGGGGCAGCGTCAACGTCCAGCAGGCCAAGAAGTGGCTGAACCGCGCGCGCAAGAATGGCCATGCCGGCGCAATGGGCGTTTTCGGAAACGTCATCTTTCAGGAGGGCCAGACCGTTCGCGGGCTCGCCTACATGACCGCGGCACTCGACCAGTGTTCGCCCAAGGACAGGCCCTGGCTCCAGGCGATGCAGGAGCAGGCTTTTTCCCTCGCCACCGAGGACGACCGCCGCGTGGCGATCGTGATGTCGCAGAACATGCACCTGCAGGCAGACGACTGA
- the xth gene encoding exodeoxyribonuclease III: MKIATWNINGVKARIDGLVAWLKASNPDIACLQEIKAVDEAFPRSEIEALGYHVETHGQKGFNGVALLSKLRPDEVNRGLPGDDSDEQSRFIEGVFSVSGGAIRVCCLYLPNGNPVSTEKYAYKLGWMQRLAGFAEQRLRLEEPLILAGDYNVIPEAHDCWDVKVWQNDALFLPETRAAFRRLRNLGFTDAVRATSDEVPLYSFWDYQAGCWQKNFGIRIDHLMLSPEAADKLLSTSIEKHVRSWEKPSDHVPVAGEFAFELE; the protein is encoded by the coding sequence ATGAAGATCGCCACCTGGAATATCAACGGCGTCAAGGCGCGGATCGACGGTCTCGTCGCGTGGCTGAAGGCATCGAATCCCGACATTGCTTGCCTGCAGGAGATCAAAGCGGTCGATGAGGCGTTTCCGCGGAGCGAGATCGAAGCCCTCGGCTACCATGTGGAGACGCACGGACAGAAGGGCTTCAACGGCGTCGCCCTGCTTTCGAAGCTGCGGCCGGACGAGGTCAATCGCGGGCTGCCGGGAGATGATTCGGACGAGCAGTCGCGGTTCATCGAAGGCGTCTTTTCCGTCAGCGGCGGGGCTATTCGTGTGTGCTGCCTTTATCTGCCGAACGGGAACCCGGTGAGTACGGAAAAATATGCCTATAAACTCGGATGGATGCAGCGGCTGGCAGGCTTCGCCGAGCAGAGACTGCGGCTCGAGGAACCGCTTATCCTCGCAGGCGACTACAATGTCATTCCGGAAGCCCATGACTGCTGGGACGTCAAGGTCTGGCAAAATGACGCGCTCTTCCTGCCTGAAACGCGGGCGGCATTCCGGCGCCTTCGCAATCTCGGGTTCACCGACGCGGTGCGCGCGACCTCGGACGAAGTGCCGCTCTATTCATTTTGGGATTACCAGGCGGGATGCTGGCAGAAGAATTTCGGCATCCGGATCGACCATCTGATGCTGTCGCCGGAAGCGGCCGACAAGCTCCTGTCGACATCGATCGAAAAGCACGTCCGATCGTGGGAAAAACCGTCCGATCACGTTCCGGTCGCAGGGGAGTTTGCGTTCGAGCTCGAGTAA
- a CDS encoding phospholipase D-like domain-containing protein: MIAFVDNYWPHFLALLSFALGVPAIIHAAMTKDDVRAAAGWVGVVLLSPVIGAAIYAVAGINRMRRSSIGLQRSLLRSTGPDQFGRFDITHDDVARRFGQRFAAMKILGDRVARFTMSTGNRITMLEGGDDVYSAMLDAIAGARRSILLESYIFDRDPIGLRFADALIAAVKRGVSVRVLIDAVGARYSVPSIVGYLKEGGVPIAVFNGNIIMGLRLPYANLRTHRKVIVVDGAIAFAGGMNIRAGFTTELAGKEASFDTHFLVTGPIVADIFQVAAEDWQFSSGEVLSGDTWQLADLPEEEDLPTVLMRAVPTGPDSTNETNHKMLMGAFSIARNHIRLMSPYFLPDKELVSALVTAARRGVEVDIVVPAINNLTLVDRAMTAQFDQVLKGHCRVWRARGVFNHSKLMVVDERWTYVGSTNLDPRSLRLNFEFDLEVLDEAFARSVSEKICTLITTAEEVTLAGLRAQPFANRLANRLLWLGSPYL; the protein is encoded by the coding sequence ATGATTGCTTTCGTAGACAACTATTGGCCTCATTTTCTGGCGCTGCTGTCCTTCGCCTTGGGCGTGCCGGCAATCATCCATGCGGCAATGACCAAGGACGATGTGCGCGCCGCTGCCGGCTGGGTCGGCGTGGTCCTCCTATCGCCGGTTATCGGCGCCGCTATTTATGCCGTCGCGGGCATCAACCGCATGCGCCGCTCGTCGATCGGTCTGCAGCGTTCGCTCCTGCGTTCGACCGGACCGGATCAGTTCGGCCGCTTCGATATTACCCACGACGACGTGGCCCGCCGCTTCGGCCAGCGCTTCGCGGCGATGAAGATTCTTGGCGATCGAGTCGCGCGCTTTACGATGTCGACCGGAAATCGCATCACCATGTTGGAAGGCGGCGACGATGTTTATTCGGCAATGCTCGATGCGATCGCCGGCGCACGCCGCAGCATCCTGCTGGAAAGCTACATTTTCGATCGCGATCCGATCGGGCTGCGTTTTGCCGACGCCCTGATCGCCGCCGTGAAACGGGGCGTCAGTGTTCGCGTTCTGATCGACGCCGTCGGTGCGCGTTATTCCGTGCCGAGCATTGTGGGCTACCTGAAGGAGGGCGGCGTGCCGATTGCGGTCTTCAACGGCAACATCATCATGGGCCTGCGGCTGCCTTATGCCAATTTGCGAACCCACCGCAAGGTCATCGTGGTCGACGGCGCGATTGCTTTCGCCGGCGGCATGAACATCCGGGCGGGTTTCACGACGGAGCTTGCGGGCAAGGAGGCGTCTTTCGACACCCATTTCCTTGTTACCGGCCCGATCGTCGCCGACATATTCCAGGTCGCCGCGGAAGATTGGCAGTTTTCGAGCGGTGAGGTCCTCTCGGGCGACACCTGGCAGTTGGCTGACCTTCCGGAGGAAGAGGATTTACCAACGGTGCTGATGCGCGCCGTGCCTACCGGGCCCGACAGTACCAACGAGACGAACCATAAGATGCTGATGGGAGCGTTTTCGATCGCGCGAAACCATATCCGGCTGATGTCGCCCTATTTCCTGCCGGACAAGGAACTCGTCAGCGCACTGGTGACGGCGGCAAGAAGGGGGGTCGAGGTCGATATAGTCGTGCCGGCGATCAACAATCTGACCCTCGTCGACCGAGCGATGACCGCGCAATTCGACCAGGTGCTGAAAGGCCACTGCCGCGTATGGCGCGCCCGGGGAGTATTCAACCATTCGAAGCTGATGGTCGTGGACGAACGTTGGACCTATGTCGGTTCAACCAATCTCGACCCGCGCTCTCTGCGCCTCAATTTCGAGTTCGATCTCGAAGTTCTCGATGAGGCGTTTGCGCGCTCCGTCAGCGAGAAAATCTGCACGCTCATTACGACCGCCGAGGAGGTAACGCTTGCAGGGCTTCGCGCGCAACCTTTCGCGAACCGACTGGCAAATCGCTTGCTCTGGCTGGGATCACCCTATCTCTAG
- the erpA gene encoding iron-sulfur cluster insertion protein ErpA, with the protein MTQETVTLSDAAANRIAAILQAEKDKKAMRVSVEGGGCSGFSYKFDLVDAENEDDLVLEKGNAKVLIDSLSLIYMGGSEIDFVDNLLGQSFQIKNPNAVASCGCGTSFSI; encoded by the coding sequence ATGACGCAGGAAACAGTGACGCTTTCGGACGCGGCGGCCAACCGCATTGCCGCAATTCTCCAGGCTGAAAAAGATAAAAAAGCGATGCGCGTCTCCGTCGAAGGCGGGGGCTGCTCCGGCTTCTCCTATAAATTCGATCTGGTAGACGCAGAGAATGAGGACGACCTCGTTCTCGAAAAGGGCAACGCGAAGGTCCTGATCGACAGTCTTTCCCTCATCTATATGGGCGGCTCGGAAATCGATTTCGTCGACAACCTGCTCGGCCAGTCCTTTCAGATCAAGAATCCGAACGCGGTTGCAAGCTGCGGCTGCGGAACAAGCTTCTCGATCTGA
- a CDS encoding deoxyguanosinetriphosphate triphosphohydrolase: protein MTFDRQTLGFGYGEHAVFASDPWASRGRLYPESASPTRSDFQRDRDRIVHTTAFRRLKHKTQVFIAADGDHYRTRLTHTIEVAQIARALARALKLDEDLAEGVALVHDFGHTPFGHTGEDALHDALKPYGGFDHNAQSLRIVTKLERRYAEFDGLNLTWESLEGLVKHNGPLMTQDGQGTRGPVPQPILDYCAIHDLELASFASLEAQVAAIADDIAYNTHDIDDGLRAGYLTFEMLEEVPFLARLMREVHDRYPGLESSRFTHEIMRRQITAMVEDVIGVAQERLEEIRPQSVRDVRMAGKVIATFSEAMSETDRQIKNMLMMRIYRHPDVMRVRQGAASIVTDLYRAFMTDPLLMKEHYWIDQIAGMAEPARARHVGDYLAGMTDTFAISVHRRLFDHTPDLR, encoded by the coding sequence ATGACCTTCGATAGACAGACCCTCGGATTCGGCTATGGCGAACACGCAGTTTTTGCTTCGGATCCATGGGCCTCACGCGGCAGGCTCTATCCCGAATCCGCCAGCCCGACGCGTTCCGATTTCCAGCGCGATCGCGATCGAATCGTCCATACGACGGCTTTCCGGCGGCTGAAGCACAAGACGCAGGTGTTCATAGCCGCGGATGGCGACCATTATCGGACGCGCCTGACGCACACGATTGAAGTGGCCCAGATCGCACGAGCACTGGCGCGGGCCCTCAAGCTCGACGAGGATTTGGCGGAGGGCGTCGCTCTCGTCCATGACTTCGGCCACACGCCGTTCGGCCATACCGGCGAGGATGCATTGCACGACGCGCTAAAGCCCTATGGCGGCTTCGACCACAACGCCCAGTCGCTGCGGATCGTCACCAAGCTGGAGCGGCGCTATGCGGAATTCGACGGGTTGAATCTCACTTGGGAGAGTCTCGAAGGTCTCGTCAAGCACAACGGCCCGCTGATGACGCAGGACGGGCAGGGAACGCGTGGCCCGGTTCCGCAGCCGATTCTCGACTATTGCGCCATTCACGATCTCGAACTTGCGAGCTTTGCCAGCCTTGAAGCGCAGGTTGCCGCAATCGCCGACGATATCGCCTATAATACCCACGATATCGACGACGGCTTACGTGCCGGTTATCTCACTTTCGAGATGCTGGAAGAGGTTCCGTTTCTCGCCCGCCTGATGCGCGAGGTACACGATCGCTATCCGGGGCTGGAAAGCAGCCGCTTCACGCATGAGATCATGCGACGGCAGATCACGGCGATGGTGGAGGATGTCATTGGCGTTGCGCAGGAGCGGCTCGAAGAAATTCGGCCGCAAAGCGTACGTGACGTGCGTATGGCTGGCAAAGTCATCGCGACCTTCTCGGAGGCGATGAGCGAAACCGATCGACAGATCAAGAATATGCTCATGATGCGGATCTATCGTCATCCCGATGTGATGCGCGTGCGGCAGGGGGCGGCGTCGATCGTCACCGATCTCTACCGAGCTTTCATGACCGATCCGCTGTTGATGAAAGAACACTACTGGATCGATCAGATCGCGGGGATGGCGGAGCCGGCGAGAGCCCGCCACGTGGGAGACTATCTTGCGGGCATGACGGATACTTTCGCGATCAGCGTGCACAGGCGTTTGTTTGACCATACGCCCGATTTGCGATAG
- the argS gene encoding arginine--tRNA ligase: protein MNLFTDFESRIKNILETLDIVREKRSELDFGRINVEPPRDASHGDVATNAAMVLAKPLGMNPRALADLIVEKLRQDAEVTEVSVAGPGFINVRLSVSYWQKLLSAVVRAGIDYGRSTVGAGRKVNVEYVSANPTGPMHVGHCRGAVVGDALANLLAFAGYDVTKEYYINDAGSQIDVLARSAFMRYREALGEDIGEIAAGLYPGDYLMPVGEALADEFGTSLRIMPDEKWMPLVKERVIDAMMAMIREDLAALNVNHDVFFSERTLHDNGATPIRTAINDLTFKGHVYKGTLPPPKGQLPEDWEDREQTLFRSTEVGDDIDRPLIKSDGTYTYFAADVAYFKDKFDRGFHEMIYVLGADHGGYVKRLEALARAVSGGAAELTVLLCQLVKLYRNGEPVKMSKRSGDFVTLREVVDEVGRDPVRFMMIYRKNTEPLDFDFAKVTEQSKDNPVFYVQYAHARCRSVFRQAAEAFPDLDLSSVDLANAVIGKLVDPTEMQLVAKLAEYPRVVEAAALSHEPHRIAFYLYDLAAVFHGHWNKGKENPDLRFVNDKNRELSIARLGLVHAVASVLKSGLSITGTSAPEEMR, encoded by the coding sequence ATGAATCTTTTCACAGACTTCGAATCAAGAATTAAAAACATTCTCGAAACCCTTGATATCGTGCGTGAAAAGCGATCCGAACTTGACTTCGGGCGCATCAATGTCGAGCCGCCTCGCGATGCAAGCCATGGCGATGTGGCGACCAACGCGGCGATGGTGCTCGCAAAGCCGCTGGGCATGAATCCGCGCGCCCTCGCAGACCTTATCGTTGAGAAACTGCGACAGGATGCCGAGGTCACAGAGGTCTCCGTTGCCGGCCCTGGTTTCATCAATGTCCGCTTGTCCGTCTCCTATTGGCAGAAACTTCTGTCCGCCGTAGTGCGGGCAGGTATCGACTATGGGCGCAGCACCGTTGGCGCCGGGCGGAAGGTGAACGTCGAATACGTCTCGGCCAATCCGACCGGTCCGATGCACGTCGGCCATTGCCGCGGCGCGGTTGTCGGCGATGCGCTTGCCAACCTTCTTGCCTTTGCCGGGTACGACGTGACTAAGGAATACTACATCAACGACGCCGGCTCGCAGATCGATGTACTCGCCCGGTCGGCATTCATGCGTTACCGCGAGGCGCTGGGTGAGGATATCGGCGAGATTGCTGCCGGTCTTTATCCCGGCGACTATCTCATGCCGGTCGGTGAGGCGCTCGCGGACGAATTCGGCACGAGCCTCAGGATCATGCCGGACGAAAAATGGATGCCGTTGGTCAAGGAGCGCGTGATCGACGCGATGATGGCGATGATCCGGGAGGATCTGGCGGCGCTGAACGTCAATCACGACGTCTTCTTTTCCGAACGCACCTTGCATGACAATGGCGCGACGCCGATCCGCACGGCTATCAACGACCTCACCTTCAAGGGTCATGTCTACAAGGGCACGTTGCCGCCGCCGAAAGGGCAACTGCCTGAGGATTGGGAAGATCGCGAGCAGACGCTCTTCCGTTCGACAGAGGTTGGCGACGATATCGACCGACCCCTGATCAAGTCCGACGGGACTTATACCTATTTCGCGGCCGACGTTGCTTACTTCAAGGACAAGTTCGATCGTGGTTTTCACGAGATGATCTATGTGCTCGGCGCCGATCACGGTGGCTATGTCAAACGGCTGGAGGCGCTGGCGCGCGCGGTTTCCGGGGGAGCGGCGGAGCTCACGGTGCTGCTGTGCCAGCTCGTCAAACTCTATCGCAATGGCGAACCGGTCAAGATGTCCAAACGGTCGGGCGACTTCGTCACCCTGCGTGAGGTGGTCGACGAAGTCGGCCGCGATCCGGTTCGTTTCATGATGATTTACCGGAAAAATACCGAGCCGCTCGACTTCGATTTTGCCAAGGTGACGGAACAGTCAAAGGACAATCCGGTCTTCTACGTGCAATACGCGCATGCGCGCTGCCGTTCTGTCTTCCGTCAGGCCGCCGAGGCGTTCCCTGATCTCGATTTGTCTTCGGTCGATCTTGCCAATGCAGTGATCGGAAAGCTCGTTGATCCCACCGAAATGCAGCTTGTCGCCAAGCTGGCAGAATATCCGCGCGTGGTCGAGGCGGCAGCACTCTCTCACGAGCCGCACCGAATCGCTTTTTACCTGTATGATCTTGCTGCGGTCTTCCATGGACACTGGAACAAAGGTAAAGAAAATCCGGACTTACGCTTTGTTAACGATAAGAACAGAGAATTGAGCATTGCCAGACTCGGGCTGGTGCATGCTGTCGCCTCGGTATTGAAGTCGGGCCTGTCCATTACAGGCACCTCAGCGCCGGAAGAGATGCGGTAA
- a CDS encoding SPOR domain-containing protein yields MADKQFARSGPAEFDVLADDDPLSELARIVGYDARPAVQQLQELQRHQEAIRRDPTFDLEEELLRAFDSYDAPRAAPVQPDSGLVDHPVAAAVAEHRDAGEEPSAEAEILVDDIVPAVEHHAAPTLAPVEQQADDLLPSSSLADPGFSGDDEDVARAQEADPAVDLERELELSLGYEDPSAETTASQDTVRQTSHQPEVDELPAFDDWQEPLASKLAAAAKVDEPADASGALYVDMVDDFAARRDGEALRAEAVADTPMVAPIGVSDQVDHLLADVERFPVPSATDLVAAAVASHPAVHVRPAAPVKKSSYPFTPTFSRATPVASPAGVSQQRAFAKPMAESAAASLISPVVLPEAAPSAIPGALPSGAMQGGLPEAEVEPSFDLDDFELELSDLALDVDLADNGAPKADESAAEQPVVTHPALVEPSAQPFLQALTTPSEPEPNRHEPLASALPEIEEAPAENPLPFDPAMIGETESGVAPIADMDVPQLPALDTEEKPVSYPADYDLDIDAEMAQLFGTPAPAAKSASHAGDFDLDVGARAASAAKASPAVASLDDFDEFERAMEEDFQRSMAERQSPTHDAERLAARPRLDEAAEYGEPAYGGRSQRTMLMAASVAGVIILGGAAVYAWMGGSSAVLSGDGPKIILADKEPVKVVPEVKGGKTVPNQDKAVYDRVAGDQGSAPRQEALVSSTEEPMDVVQRTLTPETLPLEGSDEGEALAGVSTGDEDEVARLLPDENNGNAAEEERAPAVAPRKVRTMIVKPDGTLVAREEPAAKPADDIAANGNDQPIPATASGEAVASVSQGNTAVAEVGSELRAAEQPNASDEVALAAAGKGPANEAPVRSVKTTAVGGGQAPLPETRPAAQTGTAAKPETAASPAESRAPAETASAAQTAPLATASVPAGTYVIQIASLPSEAEAQKSYNNLSGKFASVIGGRGVDIRKAEIAGKGTYYRVRIPAGTREEANSLCSRYKSAGGSCLVTK; encoded by the coding sequence ATGGCAGACAAACAATTCGCACGAAGCGGGCCGGCAGAGTTCGATGTATTGGCCGATGATGATCCGTTGAGCGAACTTGCCCGCATTGTCGGTTACGATGCTCGGCCGGCCGTTCAGCAATTGCAGGAACTGCAGCGACACCAAGAGGCGATCCGTCGCGATCCGACTTTCGATCTCGAGGAAGAGCTTCTTCGCGCGTTCGACAGCTACGATGCCCCTCGCGCCGCGCCGGTTCAGCCGGATAGCGGCCTCGTCGATCATCCGGTTGCCGCCGCCGTAGCCGAACATCGGGATGCTGGAGAGGAGCCGTCCGCCGAGGCGGAGATACTCGTCGACGACATCGTTCCGGCCGTTGAACACCATGCCGCCCCGACACTCGCTCCAGTCGAGCAGCAGGCCGACGATTTGCTTCCGTCCTCTTCGCTCGCCGATCCCGGATTCTCGGGTGACGACGAGGACGTTGCACGCGCCCAGGAAGCTGATCCCGCGGTGGACTTGGAGCGTGAGCTCGAGTTGTCGCTCGGCTACGAAGATCCGTCGGCCGAAACGACTGCAAGCCAGGATACTGTGCGGCAAACGAGCCACCAGCCTGAGGTGGACGAACTGCCGGCCTTTGACGACTGGCAGGAGCCGCTCGCATCCAAGCTTGCCGCCGCTGCCAAGGTGGACGAGCCGGCAGATGCCTCTGGGGCCCTCTATGTCGATATGGTCGATGACTTCGCCGCGCGCCGTGATGGTGAGGCTCTGCGTGCTGAGGCCGTAGCCGATACGCCGATGGTCGCGCCTATTGGTGTTTCCGATCAGGTCGATCATCTTTTGGCGGATGTCGAGCGTTTTCCCGTTCCTTCGGCTACAGACCTGGTCGCGGCAGCGGTTGCCTCGCATCCCGCCGTTCACGTGCGTCCTGCCGCGCCGGTAAAGAAGAGCAGTTATCCCTTCACACCGACTTTCAGCCGCGCGACGCCGGTCGCGTCGCCTGCCGGCGTTTCGCAGCAGCGGGCCTTCGCAAAGCCGATGGCCGAGTCTGCTGCGGCGAGTCTCATAAGCCCGGTTGTTTTGCCTGAGGCAGCACCCTCAGCCATCCCAGGAGCTCTGCCGTCCGGAGCCATGCAGGGCGGCCTGCCGGAAGCCGAGGTGGAGCCGAGCTTCGATCTCGACGATTTCGAGCTTGAGCTGTCCGACCTCGCCTTGGACGTCGATCTGGCCGACAACGGTGCGCCGAAAGCTGATGAAAGCGCAGCCGAACAGCCCGTTGTGACGCACCCTGCGTTGGTCGAGCCCTCCGCCCAGCCGTTCCTGCAAGCACTGACCACGCCGAGTGAACCTGAACCGAACCGGCACGAGCCTCTGGCATCCGCGCTGCCGGAGATCGAAGAGGCGCCGGCTGAAAACCCGCTGCCTTTCGATCCGGCCATGATCGGTGAAACCGAAAGCGGCGTGGCGCCGATCGCCGACATGGACGTACCGCAACTGCCCGCGCTGGATACCGAGGAGAAGCCGGTCTCCTATCCGGCCGACTACGACCTGGATATCGATGCCGAAATGGCGCAGCTCTTTGGCACGCCCGCGCCTGCTGCGAAGAGCGCTTCTCATGCCGGAGACTTCGATCTCGACGTGGGGGCTCGCGCTGCGTCAGCGGCCAAGGCAAGCCCGGCGGTTGCTTCGCTGGATGACTTCGATGAATTCGAAAGGGCGATGGAAGAGGACTTCCAGCGTTCGATGGCGGAACGTCAGAGCCCGACGCATGATGCAGAGCGTCTGGCGGCAAGGCCGCGGCTCGACGAGGCTGCCGAATATGGCGAGCCGGCCTATGGCGGTCGTTCACAGCGTACGATGCTGATGGCTGCGAGTGTCGCCGGCGTCATCATTCTCGGCGGTGCCGCTGTCTACGCCTGGATGGGCGGAAGCAGCGCGGTCCTTTCCGGTGACGGTCCGAAGATCATCCTGGCCGACAAGGAACCGGTGAAGGTCGTGCCCGAAGTGAAGGGCGGCAAGACGGTGCCCAATCAGGATAAGGCCGTCTACGACCGCGTGGCCGGCGATCAGGGCAGCGCACCGCGCCAGGAGGCTCTGGTCTCCTCGACGGAAGAGCCGATGGATGTTGTGCAGAGGACGCTGACGCCCGAGACCTTGCCGCTCGAAGGCAGCGACGAAGGCGAGGCGCTTGCCGGCGTTTCCACTGGGGACGAAGACGAAGTCGCGCGCTTGCTGCCGGATGAAAATAACGGCAACGCCGCCGAGGAAGAAAGGGCGCCTGCCGTCGCGCCGCGCAAGGTCCGCACCATGATCGTCAAGCCGGATGGAACGCTTGTCGCTCGCGAGGAGCCCGCGGCAAAGCCGGCGGACGACATTGCGGCAAACGGCAATGATCAGCCAATCCCGGCAACCGCTTCGGGCGAGGCAGTAGCCTCCGTTTCTCAAGGCAACACTGCGGTCGCAGAGGTGGGTTCCGAGCTGCGCGCCGCCGAACAACCTAACGCTAGCGACGAGGTCGCACTGGCCGCTGCTGGCAAGGGCCCCGCAAATGAAGCGCCCGTTCGCTCTGTCAAGACGACGGCTGTCGGTGGCGGGCAGGCACCGTTGCCGGAGACGCGCCCGGCAGCACAGACCGGTACTGCCGCCAAGCCAGAGACGGCTGCAAGCCCTGCGGAAAGTCGGGCTCCAGCGGAGACGGCAAGTGCAGCCCAGACCGCTCCGCTTGCGACCGCTTCCGTTCCGGCCGGCACTTACGTGATCCAGATCGCCTCTCTGCCCTCTGAAGCCGAGGCGCAGAAGAGCTACAACAATCTTTCCGGCAAGTTCGCGAGCGTTATAGGCGGTCGCGGCGTGGACATCCGCAAGGCGGAGATCGCGGGGAAGGGCACCTACTATCGCGTGAGAATCCCCGCGGGTACGCGTGAGGAGGCCAATTCGCTTTGCTCTCGATACAAGAGCGCCGGTGGAAGCTGCCTCGTGACAAAGTAG
- the nagZ gene encoding beta-N-acetylhexosaminidase, which translates to MSESKAFIAGCKGLFLTEEERSFFAGERPWGFILFGRNIGEEQQICDLVDALRDSIGNPVAPVLIDQEGGRVQRIRPPLVQQYPTGAALGEIYGRDREMGVRAAWLMGRLHAFDLMRFGITVDCLPVLDVPVPGSHDVIGNRAYGHDAATVTAVGRAMGEGLKAGGMLPVMKHMPGHGRTFVDSHHDLPVVSADLEDLKRSDFLPFIAMKNEAMAMSAHMVFTAIDPENPATTSPKVVEEIIRGHIGFDGLLMSDDVSMNALAGDIATRACEIIGAGLDLVLHCHGIMEEMKAVADVVPVLSGDRLRRAQAAEAAFRKPDNAEEDVLRAEFNAMFALA; encoded by the coding sequence ATGAGCGAATCAAAAGCATTTATCGCCGGCTGCAAGGGCCTTTTCCTGACGGAAGAGGAGCGCAGTTTCTTCGCCGGCGAACGCCCATGGGGCTTTATTCTTTTCGGGCGCAATATTGGCGAGGAACAGCAGATCTGCGACTTGGTCGACGCGTTACGCGACAGTATCGGCAACCCCGTGGCACCTGTCCTGATCGATCAGGAGGGTGGTCGGGTCCAGCGCATTCGCCCGCCGCTCGTGCAGCAATATCCGACTGGCGCGGCACTTGGCGAGATCTACGGGCGCGATAGGGAGATGGGGGTGCGCGCCGCCTGGCTGATGGGGCGCCTTCACGCCTTCGATCTGATGCGCTTCGGTATCACGGTCGACTGCCTGCCGGTTCTCGATGTTCCGGTACCCGGTAGCCATGATGTTATCGGGAACCGCGCCTACGGCCACGACGCCGCAACGGTAACGGCGGTCGGCCGTGCCATGGGCGAGGGTTTGAAAGCGGGGGGCATGCTGCCGGTGATGAAGCATATGCCCGGCCATGGCCGCACCTTCGTGGATTCCCACCACGACCTGCCGGTCGTCAGTGCCGATCTCGAAGATTTGAAGCGGAGTGATTTTCTGCCTTTCATAGCCATGAAGAACGAAGCCATGGCTATGTCGGCGCATATGGTTTTCACGGCGATCGATCCCGAAAATCCAGCCACAACCTCTCCGAAGGTCGTGGAGGAGATCATTCGCGGCCATATCGGCTTCGACGGCCTCTTGATGTCCGACGACGTTTCGATGAACGCGCTTGCCGGCGACATTGCCACGCGGGCCTGCGAGATTATTGGTGCCGGCCTTGATCTCGTCCTGCATTGTCATGGCATAATGGAAGAAATGAAGGCAGTTGCCGACGTTGTTCCGGTTCTGTCCGGCGATCGGCTGCGCCGAGCACAGGCGGCCGAGGCGGCCTTTCGAAAGCCCGACAATGCCGAGGAAGACGTGTTGCGGGCGGAATTCAATGCAATGTTCGCTCTGGCCTAG